From a single Mycolicibacterium moriokaense genomic region:
- a CDS encoding S9 family peptidase, producing MKPPIAKRVDHRREYHGDVFIDPYEWLRDKSDPDVIAYLEAENAYTEHATATLAPLRQKIFDEIKARTKETDLSVPTRRGDWWYYGRSFEGKQYNVHCRCPVTDVGDWVPPQFDEQTEIPGEQILIDENAEAEGHDFFALGAASVSLDGNIIAYSVDTKGDERYTLRFKDLRTQQLYDDEIVGIAAGVTWAADNRTVYYTTVDDAWRPDTVWRHRIGSGLPAEQVYHEPDEKFWLAVGRTRSDKFILIAAGSAVTSEVRYGDAADPQTEFTPVWPRRELVEYSVEHAIVGGEDRFLILHNDGAENFTLVEAPVADPTALRTLIEHRDDVRLDSVDAFEGHLVVGYRSEALPKIQLWPIVNTGANVTYGHPEDLTFESELMSAGLAGNPNWSSPKLRIGATSFVIPLRIYDVDLASGERTLLREQPVLGDYRPQDYVERRDWAVASDGARVPISIVHRIGLQYPAPLMLYGYGAYESCEDPRFSIARLSLLDRGMVFAVAHVRGGGELGRPWYEHGKLLEKKNTFTDFIAVAQHLVDTDITRPENMVAYGGSAGGLLVGAVTNMAPELFAGVLALVPFVDPLTTILDPSLPLTVTEWDEWGNPLQDKEVYDYMKSYSPYENVEAKNYPPILAMTSLNDTRVLYVEPAKWVAALRHTAGGAPSVLLKTEMNAGHGGISGRYERWKETAFQYAWLLDAAKADHDGGGA from the coding sequence GTGAAGCCGCCCATCGCCAAACGGGTCGACCATCGCAGGGAGTACCACGGTGACGTCTTCATCGATCCCTACGAATGGCTGCGCGACAAGTCCGACCCCGACGTGATTGCCTATCTCGAGGCCGAGAACGCATACACCGAGCATGCCACCGCGACGCTTGCGCCGTTGCGGCAGAAGATCTTCGACGAGATCAAGGCCCGCACCAAGGAGACCGACCTCTCGGTGCCGACACGCCGCGGCGACTGGTGGTACTACGGTCGCAGCTTCGAGGGCAAGCAGTACAACGTGCACTGCCGTTGCCCAGTAACCGATGTCGGCGACTGGGTACCACCGCAGTTCGACGAACAGACCGAGATCCCTGGCGAGCAGATCCTCATCGACGAGAACGCCGAGGCCGAGGGGCACGACTTCTTCGCGCTGGGCGCCGCGTCGGTGAGTCTGGACGGAAACATCATCGCGTACTCGGTCGACACCAAGGGTGACGAGCGATACACCCTGCGATTCAAGGATTTACGTACACAGCAGTTGTACGACGACGAGATCGTCGGCATCGCCGCAGGCGTGACGTGGGCCGCCGACAACCGCACCGTCTATTACACGACGGTGGACGACGCGTGGCGCCCCGACACCGTCTGGCGGCACCGCATCGGATCCGGGCTGCCCGCCGAGCAGGTGTACCACGAACCCGACGAGAAGTTCTGGCTGGCGGTCGGGCGCACCCGCAGCGACAAGTTCATCCTCATCGCTGCGGGCTCCGCCGTCACCTCCGAGGTCCGCTACGGCGACGCCGCCGACCCACAGACGGAGTTCACCCCGGTGTGGCCACGCCGCGAACTCGTCGAGTACTCGGTGGAACACGCCATCGTCGGCGGTGAGGACCGGTTCCTGATCCTGCACAACGACGGCGCCGAGAACTTCACGCTTGTCGAGGCGCCGGTGGCCGACCCCACCGCCCTGCGCACCCTGATCGAGCACCGCGACGACGTGCGACTCGACTCCGTCGACGCATTCGAGGGGCACCTGGTCGTCGGCTATCGCAGTGAGGCGCTGCCCAAGATCCAGCTCTGGCCCATCGTGAATACGGGGGCCAACGTCACCTACGGCCATCCCGAGGACCTCACCTTCGAATCCGAACTGATGTCGGCGGGCCTTGCCGGAAACCCGAACTGGAGCTCGCCGAAGCTGCGGATCGGCGCCACGTCGTTCGTCATCCCGCTGCGGATCTACGACGTCGACCTGGCGTCGGGTGAGCGCACACTGCTGCGCGAGCAACCGGTGCTGGGTGACTACCGGCCGCAGGACTACGTGGAGCGCCGGGACTGGGCCGTCGCCTCCGACGGTGCGCGCGTGCCGATCTCGATCGTCCACCGCATCGGCCTGCAGTACCCCGCCCCGTTGATGCTTTACGGCTACGGGGCCTACGAGTCGTGCGAGGACCCGCGGTTCTCCATCGCCCGGCTGTCGCTGCTCGACCGCGGCATGGTGTTCGCGGTCGCGCATGTGCGCGGCGGAGGGGAGCTCGGCCGGCCGTGGTACGAACACGGAAAGCTGCTCGAGAAGAAGAACACCTTCACCGATTTCATCGCCGTCGCACAGCATCTCGTCGACACCGACATCACCCGGCCGGAGAACATGGTCGCCTACGGCGGCAGCGCGGGTGGCCTGCTGGTCGGGGCCGTCACCAATATGGCTCCGGAGCTCTTCGCGGGTGTGCTCGCCCTGGTGCCCTTCGTCGACCCGCTGACCACCATCCTCGACCCGTCGCTACCGCTGACGGTCACCGAGTGGGACGAGTGGGGAAACCCCTTGCAGGACAAAGAAGTCTACGACTACATGAAGTCCTACTCGCCGTACGAGAACGTCGAGGCGAAGAACTACCCGCCGATCCTGGCCATGACGTCGCTGAACGACACCCGGGTGCTGTACGTCGAGCCGGCGAAATGGGTTGCCGCGCTGAGGCACACCGCGGGCGGTGCACCGTCGGTGCTGCTCAAGACCGAGATGAACGCGGGCCACGGTGGTATCAGCGGACGCTACGAACGGTGGAAAGAGACGGCGTTCCAATACGCGTGGCTATTGGATGCCGCCAAAGCCGACCACGACGGTGGCGGCGCCTAG
- a CDS encoding DUF559 domain-containing protein gives MLEEFLRRHDGVITLAQARSAGLSKQAVSRRVTAGKWLRCSRRVYFADDREFTHAARIRAAVWGYGDRAVGSGLAAAWWHGLTRFAPDIVEVTVPRDSNGRCHDGSVVRRRDLNPADVVEHNGLRVTAPALTIVEAAVRRGGGAKLMDAALQRDAELRDLWRTHLRNKGRYGSPAARRLLAAASDGARSEAERILVKLLRTAHIDGWQANYRVGGYTIDVAFAAQRVAIEVDGWAYHSQAADFQIDRERQNDIALQGWQVLRFTWLDLTEHPQRVLSIIRTAISAC, from the coding sequence ATGCTCGAGGAATTCCTGCGCCGACACGACGGCGTCATCACCCTGGCACAAGCGAGGTCTGCGGGCCTCTCCAAACAGGCGGTGAGCCGTCGAGTGACGGCAGGAAAATGGCTGCGGTGTTCGCGACGGGTGTACTTCGCCGACGACAGGGAGTTCACCCATGCAGCGCGAATACGCGCAGCGGTCTGGGGCTACGGCGACCGTGCCGTCGGCAGCGGCTTGGCCGCCGCGTGGTGGCACGGCCTCACCCGATTCGCACCCGACATCGTCGAGGTGACGGTGCCCCGCGACAGCAACGGCCGCTGCCACGACGGTTCGGTCGTGCGTCGTCGCGACCTGAACCCCGCGGACGTCGTCGAACACAACGGACTGCGGGTGACCGCACCGGCGCTGACGATCGTCGAGGCGGCCGTGCGCAGGGGCGGTGGCGCCAAGCTGATGGACGCCGCGCTGCAACGAGACGCCGAACTCCGCGACCTCTGGCGCACGCATCTACGCAACAAGGGCCGCTACGGTTCACCGGCGGCGCGACGACTCCTTGCGGCCGCGTCCGACGGCGCCCGGTCGGAAGCCGAACGCATTCTGGTGAAGCTGCTGCGCACCGCGCACATCGACGGCTGGCAGGCCAACTACCGCGTCGGCGGTTACACGATCGACGTGGCCTTCGCCGCGCAGCGGGTCGCGATCGAAGTCGACGGATGGGCCTATCACAGCCAGGCCGCCGACTTCCAGATCGACCGCGAGCGGCAGAACGACATCGCGCTGCAGGGCTGGCAGGTGCTGCGGTTCACCTGGCTGGACCTCACCGAGCATCCACAACGAGTGCTCAGCATCATTCGTACTGCGATTTCGGCGTGCTAA
- a CDS encoding APC family permease produces MTDAETSDQQPELKRVMGPGLLLLFVVGDILGTGVYALTGQVAGEVGGAAWLPFLLAFIIATITAFSYLELVTKYPQAAGAALYAHKAFGIHFFTFLVAFVVMCSGITSASTASQAFASNLVKGFALDWGKVGIAIIALVFMGTLAAINLRGVSESVKLNVGLTAVEITGLLLVIAVGLWAFTQGGDHIDFSRVVLFESESERSTFVAVTAATSLAFFAMVGFEDSVNMAEETKDPVRIFPKVLLSGLTIAGIVYVLVSIIAVALVPIGELTASKTPLVDVVEAAAPGLPIGTLFPFITMFAVSNTALINMLMASRLIYGMARQHVLPPVLGSVHKTRRTPWVAILFTTGIAFGLIFYVSAFASDKAISVLGGTTSLLLLAVFAMVNVAVLVLRRDVRQTGGHFKTPTALPVIGFIASLYLVTPLSGRPGTQYLLAGILLLIGVVLFGVTVLINKQLGIKTKGIIDPTHLAETPD; encoded by the coding sequence ATGACTGATGCGGAGACCTCGGACCAGCAGCCCGAACTCAAGCGGGTGATGGGTCCGGGGCTGTTGCTGTTATTCGTCGTTGGCGACATTCTCGGCACCGGCGTCTATGCCCTGACGGGGCAGGTGGCCGGCGAGGTGGGTGGTGCGGCCTGGCTGCCATTCCTTTTGGCGTTCATCATCGCGACCATCACCGCGTTCTCGTACCTCGAACTGGTCACCAAGTATCCGCAGGCCGCCGGCGCAGCGCTGTACGCGCACAAGGCATTCGGCATCCACTTCTTCACGTTCCTCGTCGCGTTCGTGGTCATGTGCTCGGGCATCACCTCGGCGTCGACGGCGTCGCAGGCGTTCGCGTCCAACCTCGTCAAGGGGTTCGCGCTGGACTGGGGCAAGGTCGGCATCGCGATCATCGCACTGGTCTTCATGGGGACGCTGGCTGCCATCAACCTCCGCGGCGTCAGCGAAAGTGTGAAGCTCAACGTCGGTTTGACCGCCGTCGAGATCACCGGCCTGCTGCTGGTCATCGCCGTCGGGCTGTGGGCGTTCACCCAGGGTGGCGACCACATCGACTTCTCCCGCGTCGTCCTCTTCGAAAGCGAAAGCGAACGAAGCACTTTCGTCGCGGTGACGGCGGCGACCTCGCTGGCCTTCTTCGCGATGGTGGGCTTCGAGGACTCGGTCAACATGGCCGAAGAGACCAAGGACCCGGTGCGGATCTTTCCGAAGGTTCTGTTGAGCGGCTTGACGATCGCGGGCATCGTCTACGTGCTGGTGTCCATCATCGCGGTGGCGCTGGTGCCCATCGGTGAGCTGACCGCGAGCAAGACGCCGTTGGTCGACGTGGTCGAGGCCGCCGCCCCCGGGTTGCCGATCGGCACGCTGTTCCCGTTCATCACGATGTTCGCGGTGTCGAACACCGCGCTGATCAACATGCTGATGGCGAGCCGGCTCATCTACGGCATGGCCCGTCAGCACGTGCTGCCCCCTGTGCTGGGCTCGGTGCACAAGACGCGGCGCACGCCATGGGTCGCCATCCTGTTCACGACGGGGATCGCGTTCGGGTTGATCTTCTACGTATCCGCGTTCGCCAGCGACAAGGCGATCTCGGTGCTCGGTGGCACCACGTCACTGCTGCTGCTCGCGGTGTTCGCGATGGTCAATGTCGCGGTGCTGGTACTGCGCCGCGACGTGCGACAGACCGGAGGCCATTTCAAGACACCGACGGCACTGCCGGTCATCGGGTTCATCGCCTCGCTGTACCTGGTGACGCCGCTGTCGGGACGCCCGGGAACGCAGTACCTGCTCGCGGGGATCCTGCTGCTGATCGGGGTCGTGCTGTTCGGCGTCACCGTGCTGATCAACAAGCAGCTGGGCATCAAGACCAAGGGCATCATCGACCCCACGCACCTGGCCGAGACCCCGGACTAG
- a CDS encoding cytochrome P450 has protein sequence MTSVAGALAEIDFTDLDNFANGFPHALFAIHRREAPVYWHEPTANTPDGEGFWSVATHAETLAVFRDPETYSSVTGGSRPFGGTLLQDLAVAGQVLNMMDDPRHSHIRRLVSSGLTPRMIARVEDDLRTRARRLLDSVTPGEPFDFLVDVAAELPMQMICILLGVPESERHWLFEAIEPQFDFGGSRKASVGQLTPEEAGSRMYTYGQELIASKRAEPTDDMLSVVANATVEDESLTGSSLSEVELYLFFSLLFSAGAETTRNSVAGGLLALIENPDQMHALRDDLEQLPTAIEEMVRWTSPSPSKRRTATRDVELAGCQIKAGDKVQIWEGSANRDPAAFDDPDTFNITRKPNPHLGFGHGVHYCLGANLARLELRVLYEELLTRFGSARLVKPVEWTRSNRHTGMRHLVVELRP, from the coding sequence GTGACCTCGGTGGCGGGAGCACTCGCCGAGATCGACTTCACCGATCTCGACAACTTCGCCAACGGCTTCCCGCACGCACTGTTCGCGATCCACCGTCGCGAGGCACCCGTCTACTGGCACGAACCGACCGCCAACACCCCCGATGGTGAGGGTTTCTGGTCGGTCGCAACGCACGCCGAAACCCTTGCGGTGTTTCGAGATCCGGAGACGTATTCGTCGGTGACCGGTGGTTCGCGTCCGTTCGGCGGCACGCTGCTGCAGGATCTGGCCGTCGCTGGGCAGGTGCTGAACATGATGGATGATCCGCGGCATTCGCACATCCGCAGGCTCGTCAGCTCGGGGCTGACGCCGCGGATGATCGCGCGGGTCGAGGACGATCTGCGCACCCGCGCCCGCCGGCTGCTTGATTCTGTGACCCCGGGGGAGCCGTTCGACTTTCTGGTCGACGTGGCCGCCGAGCTGCCGATGCAGATGATCTGCATTCTATTGGGAGTTCCTGAGTCCGAACGGCATTGGCTGTTCGAGGCGATCGAGCCGCAGTTCGATTTCGGCGGCTCGCGCAAGGCATCCGTTGGGCAGTTGACGCCCGAGGAGGCGGGCTCGCGGATGTACACCTACGGCCAGGAGCTGATCGCGTCGAAGCGTGCCGAGCCGACCGACGACATGCTGTCCGTGGTGGCCAACGCGACGGTGGAGGACGAATCTCTCACTGGGTCTTCCCTTTCGGAAGTCGAGCTGTACCTGTTCTTCAGCCTACTGTTCAGCGCCGGCGCGGAAACGACGCGCAACTCCGTCGCGGGTGGGCTGTTGGCGTTGATCGAGAATCCGGACCAAATGCACGCGCTGCGTGACGATCTGGAGCAGCTGCCGACCGCGATCGAGGAGATGGTGCGATGGACGTCGCCGTCACCGTCGAAGCGGCGCACTGCGACACGTGACGTCGAGCTGGCGGGCTGTCAGATCAAAGCCGGCGACAAGGTGCAGATCTGGGAGGGCTCGGCCAATCGGGATCCGGCGGCGTTCGACGATCCGGACACCTTCAACATCACGCGTAAACCGAATCCGCACTTGGGTTTCGGCCACGGTGTGCACTATTGCCTGGGAGCGAACTTGGCGCGCCTCGAGTTGCGCGTGCTCTATGAGGAGTTGCTGACGCGGTTCGGGTCGGCGCGGCTGGTCAAGCCCGTGGAGTGGACGCGCAGTAACCGGCATACCGGGATGCGTCACTTGGTGGTCGAACTACGGCCGTGA
- a CDS encoding phosphoribosylaminoimidazolesuccinocarboxamide synthase yields the protein MRPALSDYQHLASGKVRELYRIDDGHLLFVATDRISAFDYILDSQIPDKGRILTAMSVFFFDYVEAPNHLAGPPDDPRIPEEALGRALVVEELEMMPVEAVARGYLTGSGLIDYQKTGSVCGIALPPGLVEASKFAEPLFTPATKAELGAHDENISFDDVIEMVGAVRANQLRELTLKTYIQGADHALTKGIIVADTKFEFGVDKDGNLRLADEIFTPDSSRYWRADDYQEGVVQNSFDKQFVRNWLIGPESGWDRNGDTPPPPLPADIIDATRARYIEAYERISGLKFDDWIGASA from the coding sequence ATGCGCCCAGCTCTGTCCGACTACCAACATCTGGCCAGTGGCAAGGTCCGCGAGCTGTACCGGATCGACGACGGGCACCTGCTGTTCGTCGCCACCGATCGCATCTCGGCCTTCGACTACATCCTCGACAGCCAGATCCCCGACAAGGGTCGCATCCTGACCGCCATGAGCGTCTTCTTCTTCGACTACGTTGAGGCGCCAAACCACCTGGCAGGCCCACCCGACGACCCGCGCATCCCCGAGGAAGCGCTTGGCCGCGCGCTCGTGGTCGAGGAGCTCGAGATGATGCCCGTCGAGGCCGTGGCGCGCGGCTACCTGACCGGCTCCGGGCTGATCGACTACCAGAAGACGGGCTCGGTGTGCGGCATCGCGCTGCCGCCCGGTCTGGTCGAGGCCAGTAAGTTCGCCGAGCCGTTGTTCACACCGGCGACCAAAGCCGAGCTGGGCGCCCACGACGAGAACATCTCGTTCGACGACGTGATCGAGATGGTGGGCGCGGTGCGGGCCAACCAACTGCGGGAGCTCACCCTGAAGACCTACATCCAGGGCGCCGACCACGCGCTGACCAAGGGCATCATCGTCGCCGACACCAAGTTCGAGTTCGGCGTCGACAAGGACGGCAACCTGCGACTGGCCGACGAGATCTTCACACCGGACTCCAGCAGATACTGGCGCGCCGACGACTATCAGGAAGGCGTCGTGCAGAACAGCTTCGACAAGCAGTTCGTCCGCAACTGGTTGATCGGCCCGGAGTCCGGCTGGGACCGCAACGGCGACACCCCGCCACCGCCGCTGCCCGCCGACATCATTGATGCCACCCGGGCGCGTTATATCGAAGCCTACGAACGCATCTCGGGCCTGAAGTTCGACGACTGGATCGGAGCGAGTGCGTGA
- the purB gene encoding adenylosuccinate lyase, with protein MTIPNVLANRYASDEMVAIWSPEAKVVAERRLWLAVLRAQAELGVDVPAGVVEDYERVLEDVDLSSIAARERVLRHDVKARIEEFNALAGHEHVHKGMTSRDLTENVEQLQIRRSLELVFSHGVAVVARLAERAVVYRDLVMAGRSHNVAAQATTLGKRFASAAEELLVALNRLRSLIDRYPLRGIKGPMGTAQDMLDLFDGDTAKLAQLEARIAEFLGFTEIFTSVGQVYPRSLDHDVVSALVQVGAGPSSMAHTIRLMAGHELVTEGFAPGQVGSSAMPHKMNTRSCERVNGLQVVLRGYASMAAELAGAQWNEGDVFCSVVRRVALPDAFFAIDGQTETFLTVLDEFGAYPAVIQRELDRYLPFLATTRILIAAVRAGVGRETAHEVIKEHAVAVALAMREKGAEPDLLDRLAADSRLPLDRVALDAALADKQAFTGAAGDQVDRVVEAVDELVGRYPEAAKYTSGAIL; from the coding sequence GTGACGATCCCGAATGTGCTGGCCAACCGGTACGCCAGCGATGAAATGGTGGCCATCTGGTCGCCGGAGGCCAAGGTCGTCGCGGAGCGTCGGCTCTGGCTCGCGGTGTTACGGGCACAAGCCGAGCTGGGGGTCGACGTGCCCGCCGGCGTCGTCGAAGACTACGAGCGCGTGCTCGAGGACGTCGACCTGTCCTCGATCGCCGCGCGCGAGCGGGTGCTGCGCCACGACGTAAAAGCGCGTATCGAGGAGTTCAACGCGCTGGCGGGTCACGAGCACGTGCACAAGGGCATGACCTCTCGCGATCTGACGGAGAACGTCGAGCAGTTACAGATCCGCCGGTCGCTGGAGCTGGTGTTCTCGCACGGGGTCGCGGTGGTGGCGCGGCTCGCCGAGCGGGCTGTCGTGTACCGCGACCTGGTGATGGCAGGCCGCAGCCACAACGTCGCCGCGCAGGCCACCACGTTGGGTAAGCGGTTCGCCTCGGCCGCCGAAGAGCTTCTGGTCGCACTGAATCGGTTGCGGTCGTTGATCGACCGCTATCCGCTGCGCGGCATCAAGGGTCCGATGGGCACCGCGCAGGACATGCTCGATCTGTTCGACGGCGACACCGCGAAGCTCGCCCAGCTGGAGGCGCGGATCGCCGAATTCCTCGGCTTCACAGAGATTTTCACCAGCGTCGGGCAGGTGTACCCGCGGTCGCTTGACCACGACGTCGTCTCCGCGCTGGTGCAGGTCGGTGCGGGGCCGTCGTCGATGGCGCACACCATCCGGCTGATGGCGGGCCATGAACTGGTGACCGAGGGGTTCGCCCCCGGTCAGGTCGGCTCATCGGCGATGCCGCACAAGATGAACACCCGATCGTGCGAGCGGGTCAACGGCCTGCAGGTGGTGCTCCGCGGCTACGCGTCGATGGCCGCCGAACTGGCGGGTGCGCAGTGGAACGAGGGCGACGTGTTCTGCTCGGTGGTGCGACGCGTCGCGCTGCCCGATGCGTTCTTCGCGATCGACGGGCAGACCGAGACGTTTCTGACGGTGCTCGACGAGTTCGGTGCCTATCCGGCCGTGATCCAGCGAGAATTGGACCGCTACCTGCCGTTCTTGGCGACGACCAGGATCCTCATCGCCGCGGTGCGGGCGGGCGTCGGCCGGGAGACCGCGCATGAGGTGATCAAGGAGCACGCCGTCGCGGTGGCGCTGGCGATGCGGGAGAAGGGCGCCGAGCCCGATCTGCTCGACCGGTTGGCCGCGGATTCGCGGCTGCCACTGGACCGCGTCGCACTGGACGCGGCGCTGGCGGACAAACAGGCGTTCACGGGTGCGGCGGGAGACCAGGTCGATCGGGTCGTCGAGGCCGTCGATGAATTGGTCGGACGCTATCCGGAGGCCGCGAAGTACACCTCGGGCGCGATCCTGTGA
- a CDS encoding TetR/AcrR family transcriptional regulator translates to MSRASYHHGDLKAVILAQAAELVAQRGADGISLRELAREAGVSHAAPAHHFTDRRGLFTALSAQGWRLLAEALTGARPDFVEAALAYVRFALDHPGHYAVMFDRSLVDPDNPELLAAQEAAGAELRRGVGTLDDARAAKDPQAAALAAWSLVHGFSLLWLNKAIDTDGDPMETVHRVAGMLFKTR, encoded by the coding sequence ATGAGCAGGGCTTCCTATCACCACGGCGACCTGAAGGCCGTCATCCTGGCGCAGGCCGCCGAACTCGTGGCCCAGCGTGGCGCTGACGGGATCTCGCTACGCGAACTGGCCAGGGAAGCCGGGGTGTCGCATGCGGCGCCTGCGCATCACTTCACCGATCGTCGGGGCCTCTTCACCGCGCTGTCCGCCCAGGGCTGGCGACTGCTGGCCGAGGCGCTCACCGGGGCCAGACCCGATTTCGTCGAGGCGGCGCTGGCCTACGTGCGGTTCGCGCTCGACCATCCCGGGCACTACGCCGTGATGTTCGACCGCTCGCTCGTCGATCCCGACAACCCCGAGTTGCTCGCGGCGCAGGAGGCGGCGGGTGCGGAGTTGCGGCGGGGCGTCGGCACCCTCGACGATGCGCGCGCCGCGAAGGACCCCCAAGCCGCGGCGTTGGCGGCCTGGTCTCTGGTGCATGGCTTTTCGCTGTTGTGGCTCAACAAGGCGATCGACACCGACGGCGATCCGATGGAGACCGTGCACCGTGTCGCAGGCATGCTGTTCAAGACACGGTAG
- a CDS encoding DoxX family protein: MAAIVTLVLGTLAARLAGWLGVDYVDSWPSAIAVGLAAMFVLTGVAHFVNPLRRDMIAIVPPRLPAPGLLVSITGVLELAGAAGLLYPPTRVAAAACLFLLMLAMFPANVYAARMPNPPKSMTTRLDLRTLEEVVYLGAATVVVGFGGIQ; the protein is encoded by the coding sequence ATGGCCGCCATCGTCACACTCGTGCTCGGCACTCTCGCCGCGCGCCTGGCCGGTTGGCTGGGGGTGGACTACGTCGACAGCTGGCCGTCCGCGATCGCCGTCGGTCTCGCCGCGATGTTCGTGCTTACCGGCGTCGCGCACTTCGTCAATCCGCTGCGACGCGACATGATCGCGATCGTCCCGCCGCGGCTGCCGGCTCCCGGGCTGCTGGTCAGCATCACCGGCGTCCTCGAACTCGCGGGCGCCGCGGGACTGCTCTATCCGCCGACACGGGTCGCCGCGGCCGCATGCCTGTTCCTGCTGATGCTGGCGATGTTCCCGGCGAACGTGTACGCGGCGCGGATGCCCAACCCGCCGAAGTCCATGACCACGCGGCTCGACCTCCGCACCCTCGAGGAGGTCGTCTACCTAGGCGCCGCCACCGTCGTGGTCGGCTTTGGCGGCATCCAATAG
- the relZ gene encoding bifunctional ribonuclease/(p)ppGpp synthase, giving the protein MHFVGLDLAWGERNQTGVAVIDSDGRLLHLGTAGDDESIAAAIAPYTRDECVVAIDAPLIVKTEKSARPCELALNRDFARFEAGARPAFRERPEFNPPRGEVLAARLGLDLDPASHAERQAIEVFPHPASVVLFNLPKTLKYKRGKFDVRKRALLELMTHIESLDDATPRLRVNRSVTWVELRKRVEAATRPGQLDRDEDPVDAVLCAYVALYRYHRPDDVTTYGDVESGYIVTPTLPDARRTAAPADTRPQPPEAIPAAVRTAVADYEARRPALVAATDNYLKLVTGLLDDAGINYLSIAARTKSVESFAAKAERIVDGKRLYSDPLVEITDQIGLRVITYLHEDVDAVVTLLADEMRLLDDRDMGLETAREGRWGYASRHVLVGVEGEQQPASIQVRTVLQHAWAEFEHDVRYKGSIPAEHVPDLDRRFTLAAGLLELADREFTAIRERLRETVSEEPMTDEKSVSDDPRIATPVLATYLGNRYADAGWSRTDHYAWISGLLLELGITSLDELSSVLDGVDADAVNQTMGYRYPPGAVRRLDDALLAVFGDRYLELHGNAHRVGLLTERLKKLNGRD; this is encoded by the coding sequence ATGCACTTCGTTGGGCTCGATCTTGCATGGGGTGAGAGAAACCAGACGGGTGTCGCGGTCATCGACTCCGACGGCCGCCTGCTGCATCTCGGCACGGCCGGGGACGACGAGAGCATCGCCGCCGCGATCGCCCCGTACACCCGCGACGAATGCGTCGTCGCCATCGACGCACCCCTGATCGTGAAGACCGAGAAGAGCGCGCGTCCCTGCGAGCTGGCACTGAATCGAGACTTCGCCAGGTTCGAGGCGGGCGCACGGCCGGCGTTTCGTGAGCGACCGGAGTTCAACCCGCCCCGCGGTGAGGTCCTCGCCGCGCGCCTCGGCCTGGACCTCGATCCCGCCTCGCACGCCGAACGTCAGGCGATCGAAGTCTTCCCGCACCCGGCCAGCGTCGTGCTGTTCAACCTGCCCAAGACGCTGAAGTACAAGCGCGGCAAGTTCGACGTGCGCAAGCGTGCGCTGCTGGAGCTGATGACGCACATCGAATCGCTCGACGACGCGACACCACGGCTGCGGGTGAACCGCAGTGTCACCTGGGTCGAGCTTCGAAAACGGGTGGAGGCGGCGACAAGGCCGGGACAACTCGACAGGGACGAGGATCCCGTCGACGCGGTGTTGTGCGCCTATGTCGCGCTCTACCGCTACCACCGGCCCGATGACGTGACCACGTACGGGGACGTCGAGTCGGGGTACATCGTCACGCCGACGCTGCCCGACGCCCGTCGCACCGCCGCGCCCGCCGACACCAGACCGCAACCCCCGGAAGCGATTCCGGCAGCGGTCCGGACCGCCGTCGCCGACTACGAGGCCCGACGGCCCGCGCTGGTGGCCGCCACCGACAACTACCTCAAGCTGGTGACGGGACTGCTGGACGACGCGGGCATCAACTACCTCAGCATCGCGGCGCGTACCAAGAGCGTGGAGTCGTTCGCGGCCAAGGCCGAACGCATCGTCGACGGTAAGCGGCTCTACAGCGACCCGTTGGTCGAGATCACCGACCAGATCGGGTTGCGGGTCATCACCTACCTGCACGAGGACGTCGACGCGGTCGTCACGCTTCTGGCCGACGAGATGCGCCTTCTCGACGACCGCGACATGGGCCTCGAGACGGCGCGCGAGGGTCGGTGGGGCTACGCCAGCAGGCACGTGCTCGTCGGCGTCGAGGGTGAACAACAACCAGCGTCGATCCAGGTGCGCACGGTGTTGCAGCACGCGTGGGCCGAGTTCGAACACGACGTCCGCTACAAGGGTTCGATTCCCGCCGAACATGTTCCGGACCTCGATCGCCGGTTCACGCTGGCGGCGGGGCTGCTCGAACTCGCCGATCGTGAGTTCACCGCCATCCGCGAACGGCTGCGGGAAACGGTGTCTGAAGAACCGATGACCGACGAGAAGAGTGTCTCCGACGATCCGCGGATCGCAACCCCGGTGCTCGCAACGTATTTGGGCAACCGCTACGCCGACGCGGGGTGGTCGCGTACGGACCACTACGCCTGGATCTCCGGGCTGCTGCTGGAACTCGGCATCACCTCACTCGACGAGCTGAGCTCCGTGCTCGACGGCGTCGACGCGGACGCCGTCAACCAGACGATGGGGTATCGCTATCCGCCGGGTGCGGTGCGCCGCCTCGATGACGCGCTGCTGGCGGTGTTCGGCGATCGCTATCTGGAGCTGCACGGCAACGCCCACCGGGTGGGTCTGCTGACGGAGCGCCTCAAGAAACTCAACGGTCGCGACTAG